A single window of Pseudoduganella plicata DNA harbors:
- the fliI gene encoding flagellar protein export ATPase FliI translates to MDANVTEQAGAALHAGRWRSYLSDCAAVADFVEPMQVAGRVTRVAGLVMEAVGLRLAVGAACTVPLPAGGRVEAEVVGFEGGRLFLMPQSDVEGIVPGTRVFPAEPLIPRPGSVSSATPRRRTSDRARQLPVGPELLGRVVDGAGRPLDGLGPIHASDSAPINVRPLNPLGRAPIVETLDVGVRCINAMLTVGRGQRMGLFAGSGVGKSVLLGMMARYTAADIIVVGLIGERGREVKEFIDHILGEEGRARSVVIAAPADTPPLMRMQATAYSTAIAEHFRDKGQNVLLIVDSLTRYAMAQREIALAIGEPPATKGYPPSVFAKLPVLVERAGNGEEGGGSITAFYTVLTEGDDQQDPIADSARAILDGHIVLNRRLAEAGHYPAIDIEQSISRAAHSITSQEHQTQARRLKQLFARYERSRDLIAVGAYTPGTDPVLDQAIKLHDRIEHFLQQRITERVDMAESLGQLATLFD, encoded by the coding sequence ATGGACGCGAATGTGACTGAACAGGCCGGCGCGGCGTTGCACGCCGGCCGCTGGCGTTCCTACCTGTCCGACTGCGCCGCCGTGGCGGACTTCGTCGAGCCCATGCAGGTGGCCGGCCGCGTTACCCGCGTTGCCGGCCTCGTCATGGAGGCCGTCGGCCTGCGCCTCGCGGTGGGGGCGGCGTGCACCGTGCCGCTGCCCGCGGGCGGGCGCGTAGAGGCGGAAGTCGTCGGCTTCGAAGGCGGCCGCCTGTTCCTGATGCCGCAAAGCGACGTCGAAGGCATCGTGCCCGGCACCCGCGTCTTTCCCGCCGAACCGCTGATCCCGCGACCTGGCTCCGTGTCGAGCGCCACGCCACGGCGGCGCACGAGCGACCGCGCGCGTCAGTTGCCGGTCGGGCCGGAACTGCTGGGCCGCGTCGTTGACGGCGCCGGCCGGCCCCTCGACGGGCTCGGTCCCATCCACGCTTCCGACAGCGCGCCCATCAACGTGCGCCCCCTCAATCCGCTGGGCCGCGCCCCCATTGTCGAGACACTGGATGTGGGCGTGCGTTGCATCAACGCCATGCTGACGGTCGGCCGTGGCCAACGGATGGGCCTGTTCGCCGGTTCCGGCGTGGGCAAATCCGTGCTGCTGGGCATGATGGCGCGCTACACGGCGGCCGACATCATCGTTGTCGGACTCATCGGCGAACGGGGCCGCGAGGTCAAGGAATTCATCGATCATATCCTGGGTGAGGAAGGCCGCGCCCGCTCCGTCGTCATCGCCGCGCCGGCCGATACGCCGCCGCTGATGCGGATGCAGGCCACCGCCTATTCGACCGCCATCGCCGAGCACTTCCGCGACAAGGGCCAGAACGTGCTGCTGATCGTCGACTCGCTGACCCGCTACGCGATGGCGCAGCGCGAGATCGCGCTGGCCATCGGCGAACCGCCCGCGACCAAGGGCTATCCGCCATCCGTGTTTGCCAAACTGCCGGTGCTGGTGGAACGGGCCGGCAACGGCGAGGAAGGCGGCGGCTCGATTACGGCGTTCTATACGGTGCTGACGGAAGGCGACGACCAGCAGGACCCGATTGCCGACTCGGCGCGTGCCATCCTGGACGGGCACATCGTGCTGAACCGGCGGCTGGCCGAAGCGGGCCACTATCCCGCCATCGACATCGAACAGTCGATCAGCCGGGCCGCCCACTCGATCACCTCGCAGGAACACCAGACCCAGGCCCGCCGCCTGAAGCAGCTGTTTGCCCGCTACGAACGCAGCCGCGACCTGATCGCCGTGGGCGCCTACACGCCCGGCACCGATCCCGTGCTGGACCAGGCCATCAAGCTGCACGACCGCATCGAGCATTTCCTGCAGCAGCGGATCACGGAACGGGTCGATATGGCCGAGAGCTTGGGGCAATTGGCCACGCTGTTCGACTGA
- the fliJ gene encoding flagellar export protein FliJ codes for MASTSQLETLIDMARRETDDCAKRLGAALKAVTDAEEKLKMLIGYRDEYGRRFDAAQQGGITPMAYRNFQAFMEKLDTAVKGQEEMVRHAQKRGEMEKTKWQEAERKRMSYSTLRDREAARQQKIEAKRDQKAMDEHAARQAFYKR; via the coding sequence ATGGCCTCGACTTCCCAACTTGAAACACTGATCGACATGGCGCGTCGCGAAACCGACGACTGCGCCAAGCGGCTGGGTGCCGCGCTGAAAGCCGTCACCGATGCGGAAGAGAAGCTGAAGATGCTGATCGGCTACCGCGACGAATACGGCCGCCGCTTCGACGCCGCGCAGCAGGGCGGCATCACGCCGATGGCTTACCGCAACTTCCAGGCGTTCATGGAAAAGCTCGACACGGCCGTGAAAGGCCAGGAAGAGATGGTGCGGCATGCCCAGAAGCGCGGCGAGATGGAAAAGACAAAGTGGCAGGAAGCCGAGCGCAAACGCATGTCCTATTCGACGCTGCGCGACCGTGAAGCGGCCCGGCAGCAAAAGATCGAAGCCAAGCGCGACCAGAAGGCCATGGACGAGCACGCTGCACGGCAGGCCTTCTACAAGCGCTGA